Below is a genomic region from Delftia tsuruhatensis.
ATTCCTTCTCCTCTCGCCACCGCGAGTCCGTGTCCCCTTCCTTGGTCCCTCGACCGAGCCCGCTGGCCCTGGCCTGCGCCTTTCTTTGCCTGCCGTTGCAGGCACAGACCGTACTGCCCGAAGTCCAGGTCTCGGGTCAGGCAGAGCGCCTCGGGCAGCAACTGGCCCGGCCTGCGCACACGGCCAGTCATACCGGCGTCTCCAACCAGCAAGTGCCGGCAGGCGTGGATGGCGTCTCGGCCGAGCAGGTACTCGAGCGCGGCGACCATGGCCTGGTGGAGGCCATCACGCGCACCGTGGGCCTGAGCTCCAGCGGCTCTCCGGGCAACGGCGGCCTTTCCTTCAGCAGCAGGGGCTTCGCGGGCGTGAATTCCGTGGGCGTGGCCGAGGACGGCATGGTGCTGGGCGTGGCCGCCGGCACCACGGCCTATCCCGGCGATAGCTGGGGCTATGAGCGCATCGACGTGCTGCGCGGCCCTGCCTCCCTCATGTATGGCAGCGGCACCATGGGCGCCACCATCAACGCCATCCGCAAGCAGCCCAGCCGCACCAGTTCGGCCGAGGTGCTGCTGGGCGCGGGCACGGACGATACGCTGCGCCTGGGCCTGGGCGCCACCGGGGCACTGGGCGCTCACGCCAGCTACCGCATCGACAGCTACACCGCGCGCAGCGCGGGCGAGCGCGACCTGGACCAGTCACGCAGCGGCAAATTCATGAGCACGCTGCGTTTCGAGCCCACCAGCGACCTGCTGGTCGACCTGATCGCCGACCGCAGCGTGCAGAAACCCAGCCGCTACTGGGGCACGCCGGGCCTGGACGGCAAGGTGGTGGAGGCATTGCGCGATCGCAACTACAACGCCGAAGACAGCATCGTGCGCTATGCCGACGAGCGCCTGCGCGCCAAGGTGCAGTGGAAGGCCAATGACTGGCTGACCGTGCGCAACGAGCTCTACCACGTGCAGTCCGACCGCCACTGGCGCAACATCGAGTCCTATGCCTTCAATCCGGTGGCCGGGACCGTGGCCCGTTCGGACTACCTGGAGATCCTGCATGACCTGGAGCAGACCGGCAACCGCCTGGGCCTGAACGTGGATGGGGGAGCGCACAAGCTGGCCATGGGCTGGGAAGCGGCCCGCATCAACCTGCGGCTGTCCAACAATTCGCCCTATCGCGGCTCCTCCACGATCTCTGCCTGGGACCCGGCACATGGCAGCTGGGTCAGCCCCGATGTCACCGCCCCCAAGACCGAGACCGGAGTGACCCAGCATGCGCTGTACCTGGAAGATGCCTGGCGCATCGGCGGCCGCTGGCTGGCCATGGCCGGCCTGCGCCGCGATGTCTATGATTTTTCCAGCCATTCCCTGGTGGGCGCCGCGGATTTCAACAAGACGCTGGCTGCCACCTCGTGGCGCCTGGGCCTGACCTACGAACTGGCCCGCGACACCCATGCCTATGCGCAGCTCAGCTCCGGGCACGACCCCGTCACCAGCCTGGTGTCGCTGAATCTGGCCAACAGCGCCTATGCGCTGAGCAAGGGACGCCAGGCCGAGGTGGGCATCAAGCAGCAGGTGGCGGACGGGCGCGGCGAGTGGACGCTGGCGGTATTCGACATCCAGAAGGACGACATCATCACGCGCGACCCGGACCGCCCGGCCATCTCCATCCAGGGCGGCAGTCAGTCCTCTCGCGGCGCGGAGTTCACCGCCGCTTTCCAGGCCACACCCGCGCTGCGCCTGGAAGGCAACCTGGCCTATACGGACGCGAAGTTCGACAAGCTCGTCGAGGCCGGCGGCAACCGCGCGGGCAACCGTCCGATGAATGTGCCCAGGACCACGGCCAATCTCTGGGGCCACTATCGCGTGGGGGCCTGGCAGGCCTCGCTGGGCCTGCGCCATGTGGGGGAACGCTTCGGCAACAACGCGAACACCGTGTCCCTGCCCTCCTACACCGTGGCCGACGCCGCATTGAGCTGGCAGATGGATGCGCGCACCACGCTGAGCCTGATCGGCCGCAACCTCACCGACAAGATGTATCTGGGCTCCAGCTACGGCAGCCAGTTCCTGATCGGGCAAGGCCGCCGCTTCGAGATCGCGGCCCACATCCGCTTCTGACGGCCATGGCGCGCCTTGCGAGACTTCGACGCCTGTGCGCCATCGGCGTGGCAGCGGCCTTGCTCATGAGCGGCTGCTCACGCGGTGGGTCCGAGACGCAGGAGCCTGCACCGGCCCCGCAGGCGGCCGTGACGGTCGACGTCTGCGGCAGCCCCGTGACCTACGCCAGCACGCCGCAGCGCGCCGTGACCCACGACGTGAACATCACCGAGATGTTCCTCTTCCTGGGTCTTGGCGAGCGGCTCGTGGGCTACAGCGGCATCACGGCGGCCAAGGAGATCGACCCGGCCCTGCGGGACGCGCTGGCCCGCGTGCCCCGCCTGGCGGAGCGCGAAATGAACCTGGAGGCCATCCTCGGCGCTTCGGCCGACTTCGTCTTCGGCGGCTGGAGCTACGGCTTTCGCCAGGGTCAGGTCACGCCCGAGCTGCTGCAGCGCCATGGGATCGCCTCCTATGTGCTGTCCGAATCCTGCATCCGCATGGGACCGCGCAGCCAGGTCGCTCTGGAGGATGGCCTGACCGATCTGCGCAACTTGGGCCGCATCTTCCGCATCGACGAGCACGCCGGGCACCTGGTGCAGGGCCTGGAGCGCGATCTGGCGGATCTGCGCCGACGCATGCAGGGCGTGCAGCGGCGGCCTTCGGTCTTCGTCTACGACAGCGGACAGGACATTCCCGTCACCGTGGGCCGCTACGGCATGCCGCGCGCCATGATCGACGAGGCGGGCGGGCGCAACATCTTCGACGACCTTCCCAGCAACTGGCCGGCGGGCAACTGGGAGGACGTGGTGCAGCGCAACCCGCAGTGGATCGTCATCATCGACTACGGCCAGCCCCATGCCCAGGGCAAGATCGACTTCCTGCTGTCCAGGCCCGAGCTGGCCGGCGTCGATGCCATCCGCGAGCGGCGCTTTTTCGTGATGAGCTACGCCGAGGCCACGCCCGGGCCGCGCAACATCGCGCGGGCCCGTGCCCTGGCACAGGCCCTGCACCCCCAGCGCATGCCGGCGCCAGACCATGGCGGGCGCTGAAGCGCGCAGGCCCGGTCGCCATGGCGCCGCCCGTGCCTGGTGCATGCTGCTGGCCGCGGCCCTGCTGCTGGCCATGACGCTGGCCGTCACCTGGGGGCCGGTGGACATGCCGGCCGGCACGGTCTGGCGCATCGCCGGGGGCCGGCTGCTCCAGGCCCTCGGAGCCGGGAACGCTCCTGCGCTGGAGGGCATCACGCCGCAGCACCAGCAGATCGTCTGGCTGATCCGCATGCCGCGCGTGCTGCTGGCGGCCCTCGTGGGCGCGGGCCTGGCCGTGGTCGGCGTGATCATGCAGGCCATGGTGCGCAATCCCCTGGCCGACCCTTACCTGCTGGGCGTGTCCTCGGGCGCTTCCGTGGGCGCGGTCTCCGTGCTGGCCTTCGGGGCGCTGGCCTCGGCCGGCATGTACGCCCTGACCGCCGGCGCTTTCGCGGGTGCACTGATGGCCACCGTGGCCGTCTATGCACTGGCCCGCGCCCAGGGACGCATCCATGCCACGCGGCTGATCCTGGGGGGCGTGGCCATCGGCTATGTGCTGGCCGGCGTGACCAGCCTGATCACCCTGTCCTCCGGCCAGCGTGACCTGGCCAACGCCCTGCTGACCTGGACGCTGGGCAGCCTGGCCGGAACGCAATGGGAGGAGCTGGGCATCCCCGCCACCGTGCTGGTCGCCGGCCTGCTGTGGCTGGCGCTGCAGACGCGCCCGCTCAACGCCCTGCTGGCGGGCGACGAGGCTGCTGCCACACTGGGCGTGGATACGGCGCGGCTGCGGCGTGCGCTGTTCCTGGCGGTGTCGCTGTTGACGGGCACCATGGTGGCTGTCAGCGGTGCCATCGGCTTCGTGGGCCTGATCGTTCCCCATGCCGCGCGCATGCTCGTGGGTACGGACCATCGCCGCGTGCTGCCGGTGGCGGCCCTGGCCGGCGCCCTGCTGCTGGTGCTGGTGGACCTGGTGGCGCGCACGGCCTTCGCTCCCATGGAGCTTCCCGTAGGGGTGATCACCTCGCTGATCGGCGGTCCCTTCTTTGTCTGGATGCTGGTGCGCCAGCCGGTGCAAGGGGAGCGGCGGCCATGATGCTCGAAGCCCGGGATCTTTCCTGGAGCGCCGGCCCCCGGCGTATCGTGGACCAGGTCCACCTGGGCTTGCAGGACGGCGAGTGCCTGGGACTGATAGGTCCCAACGGCAGCGGCAAGTCCACGCTGCTGCGCATGCTCTACCGCGTTCTGCGGCCGGACATCGGCTGCGTGCTGCTGGAGGGGCGCGACATCCAGGACATGACGGCGCGGCAGTTCGCGGCCCAGGCCTCGGTGCTGGCCCAGGAGTCGCCGCACGGTTTCGACTTCACGGTGCGGGAGGCCGTCTTGATGGGCCGCATCCCTCACCAGTCCCCCTGGGCCGGAGACAGCGTGCAGGACCTGGCCTGCATGCGCCAGGCACTGGCCCAGGTGGGCGCATCGTCCCTCGAGGAGCGCAGTTTCTCCAGCCTCTCCGGTGGCGAGAAGCAGCGCGTGCTCGTGGCCCGGGCATTGGCCCAGCAGCCACGGCTGCTGCTGCTGGACGAGCCCACCAATCACCTGGACATACGCCACCAGCTGGAGCTGATGGCCCTGGTGCGCAGGCAAAGGGTCAGCAGCATCGTTGCCCTGCACGATCTCAACATCGCAGCCCATTACTGCGACCGCCTCCATCTCATGGAGCATGGCCGCATCGTCGCCCAGGGCACACCAGCCCAGGTGTTGACGCCGGCCACCATTCGCCAGGTCTACGGCGTGGCGGCCGAGGTGGACATCCACGCGGCCACGGGCCGCCTGCGCATCAGCTTCATTCCCGATGAAAACCTCTGACGCCTTCCCGGCTCCCTCCTGCTCAGGTCTTCCCGATGCCGTGGTCGTGCTCGGTCGCGGCGGCACCGGTGCCGCGTCCCGGCAAAGCCTGACCGACCTGGCCGAGGCACTGCGCGACATGCTCGAGCCCGCCTGCCAGGTGGTCGCGGCCTTCGTGGACAAGGCATCGCCCTCGCTGCCCGAGGCCCTGCAGCAATGCCTGCCGGCGCGCTGCATCGTCGTGCTGCCGCTGTTCTCGCCCGACGAGCCGGCCTTGCTGCGCTGGCTGCACAAGCTGGCCATGCGCTGGCGTTCGGCACAGCAGGAACAGGGCACCCAGGTGAGATTCGCCGATCCCCTGCTGGGCGCATCCGCCATGCCGGCCCTGCTGCTGGCCCAGATCACCGGGGCCATGCGGATTTCCGACATCGCCGACACCGCGGGAGACAACTGGCAGCATGACCCCCACGCCTGGTCCCAGGTGCCGGAACACCAGCACCATGCACTGGTCTGCACCGGGCCGCGCTGCACGGCGTTGGGCGCCGTGGATGTCTGGCACAGCCTGGGCGATGCGGTGCAGGCCAGCAGCACACTGCGCGGCCGGTTGCGCCTGCTCCAGACCAGCTGCCAGTACCCCTGCAATCAGGGGCCACTGGCCATCGTCTACCCGGAGGGTGTCTGGTACGGTCGCCTGACGGCCGGCAATGCGGGCCCGGTGATCGAGTCGCATGTGCTCCAGCGCCGGGTTTGCCGGACGCACCATGTGCATGGGCCCGTCGAGCTTTCGCCGCAGGATCTCAGGGCCGGGCCTGCTCCAGCCGAGCCAGCCTGATTGCCACGAAGTCCTTCAGCGCCCGCACCAGGGGCGTGAACTGCCTGCGCGTGGGAGCCACCAGGAACAGCGGCACCTGCTCGGTCGTCCATTCCGTGCACAGCGCCTGCAGGCGCCCCATTGCCAGATCCTCGGCCACGTCGAAATAGGACTTGTAGGCGATACCCCGGCCGGCGACGGCCCAGCGCCGCACGGCGTCGCCGTCGTTGGCGATGTTGCGGCCTCGCACGCGCACCTGGACCGCAGCCGGCTGCCCTTGCTGCCAGAAGCTCCAGCGATCGTGCACTTCCTCGCCCAGCATGAAGCACAGGCAGTCATGAGCGTCCAGGTCATGGGGCGTGCGAGGAGTGCCCCGGGCCTGCAGGTACGAAGGGGCCGCGCACAGCACGCGCCGGTGCGTCAGCGACAGCGGCAGTGCCACCAGGCTCGAATCCTGGGGCCTGCCATAGCGGAACGCCGCGTCCACGGGATCGCTGTAGACGTTGGCGGCACGGTCGGAGAGGTGCAGGCGCAGGTCCACCCCCGGGTGCTGCTGCTGGAACGCATCCAGCCAGGGCATGAGCACATTGCGCCCCAGGTCCGACGGCGCGGCCAGTTGCAGGGTGCCCCGCCATGCGGCCTGTCCCCCGGCGAGCTGGTCGCGCGCCTGCCACAGGCTGGCCAGCGCCGGGCGGCATTGCTCCAGGAACAGCTCACCCTCCTGCGTCAGGCGCAGGCTGCGCGTGGAGCGCACGAACAGCGCCACGCCCAGTTCCGCCTCCAGCCGCTTGAGGGCGGCACTGGCCGCCGCCGGCGTCAGGTCCAGCGCGCGTGCCGCAGCCGACAGGCTGCCGCTGTCGGCCGTTCGTACGAAGATATCCAGGTCTTGCAGGCTTTTCATCGGATTCGATGGAGACAGGACCGTGGTCGGCGACAGCGGATTGCCGCATTCCGTGTGCTCGGTTCCTGTAAGGGTTTTCAAAAGGCATTCCCCAGGCCCGAAGGCCGTGGGCAACCGTAGTATCGTTGCCGCCATGCAGCTCAAACACTTGATGGCCGCCGTGGCCTGCTCGCTGGAACTGGCCTGCGCCATGGCGGGCCCTACCGTGCGACCCGCCACCTATCCCGATGCCGATGCCAGCGATCCCGCCCGACTGGGCTGGATGGTGGGCTCTCCCCCACCCCCGGACCGCGTGCTGCGGTTCGAGGACGGCTCCTACTTCCAGTTCCCCGCCATGCGCTGGAGCGTCTCGCACTTTCGCCAGCTCATGCCCACGGTGAACGTGTCGCGTGGGCTGGGGCCGGCGGCACCTTTGCCGCAGGCCCTGCGCGAAGACATCGACGAGTTGCGCTTCACCCCGCTGGGCGCGAGCCAGACCATGACCTGGCGCGACTCCCTCAAGGCCAACTACACCGATGGCATCGTGGTGCTGCACAAGGGCAGCGTGGTCTACGAGCGCTACTTCGGCGTGCTCAAGCCCCAGGGGCAGCACGGCGCCATGTCCGTGACCAAGTCCTTCATCGGCACGCTGGCGGCCGTGCTGGCAGCCGAAGGGCGACTGGATCCCTCGCGCCGCGTGGCCGAGTACGTTCCCGAGCTGTCGGCCTCGGCCTTCGGCAGCGCGACGGTACGCCAGCTCATGGACATGACCACGGGCATACGTTTCAGCGAGGACTACGCGGACCCGCAGGCCGAGGTCTGGGCCCATGCCGCGGCCGGCAACCCGCTTCCCAAGCCCAGCGACTACACGGGACCGCGCAGCTACTACGAGTTCCTGCAGACCGTGAAGCCCGAGGGTGTCCATGGCAAGGCCTTCGGCTACCGCACGGCCAACACCGATGCCCTGGGCTGGGTGCTGGCGCGTGCCAGCGGCCAATCGGTGGCCGATCTGCTGTCCGAGCGCATCTGGAGTCGCCTGGGCGCCGAGCAGGATGCCTATATGTCGGTGGACTCCCTGGGCACGCCGTTCGCGGGCGGTGGCCTGAGCCTGGGCCTGCGCGACCTGGCGCGCTTTGGCGAAATGGTCCGCAACCGTGGCCAGTTCAATGGCCAGCAGGTCATCCCTGCCGCCGCCGTGGACGACATCCGCCGCGGCGTCGATCCTGCCGCCTTCGCCAAGGCCGGCTACAGATTGCTGCCGGGCTGGACCTACCGCAACATGTGGTGGATCACGCACAACGCCCATGGCGCCTTCGCCGCGCGCGGGGTGCACGGGCAGACCCTCTACATCGACCCCAAGGCCCAGATGGTGATCGCGCGCTTTGCCTCGCACCCGGTGGCGGGCAATGCGGCCAATGATCCGACCACGCTGCCGGCCTACGAGGCGCTCGGCCGGCAACTGGCCGGCGAGCGCTGAGAGTCGGGCCTCCAGCACACGGCGCGCTGCCGGTTCCCCGCGCCTGACGTGCGCAGCCCGCTAACCCCGCCGATCCCTGAGGCGCGTCATGGAGCGGCGTGCCGCCGAAAGGCTGGTGCGCCGGCCAGCCGGCAGCAAGGCGGCAGCCTCGGACGCCGAAGCGCCCGATGCCAGGCGCTGCTGCGCCTCCAGCAGGCTCTTGAGATCGGCCGCCCGTTCCTGTGCCAGGGCAGCGGCGTTGCGCGCCGTCTGCAGCTGGGTGTGCAGATCCAGCTGCTCCTGCTCGCTGCGCTCATGGCGTCCCTGCAATTCCAGGTAGCGTGCCTCTGCCTTGCGTTCCTGATCTAGCGCCGCCTTGCGCGCCGCGGCCAGCTCCTGGCGTGCCCGGTCCACCTCGTTGAGCATGTGTCGTTCGTTGCCTGCGTACTGCTCCGCCAGGCGCTGGCGCTCCTGCGAGGCGGCCTGCATCTCCTCCCCATGCTTTTGTTGCAGCGCCTCGCGCTGGCGCGCGGCTTCGGCCAGCGCGTCGTGCATTTCCTCCAGGCGTGCGTCGCGGTCCTGCAACTGCTGCTGCATCTCGTCGAGCCGGCGCGAAAGGTCCTGCGACTGGGCCTGGGCCACTTGCAACGCCTGGTCCATGGCGTCTTTTTGCGCCTGCATGGCGGCTTCTCGCCGCGCCATCTGCTCTTGCTGCTGCTCCAGCTCGGCCTGGGCTTGCTGCGCGGCCTGCTCGCGTGATTGCAGCGCTGCACGGGCCGCTTCCATGGCCTCCTGCTGTGCCGTCTCCCAAAGCTGCTGCGCCAGGCGCTGCACGGGGTCAGGCACGGAGGACGGAGGTGCCTCGCCCTGCCCGGCTGCCACGCCCAGGCGCTGGCCCAGCGTTGCAAACCAGGACTCCAGCATGGGGCTGACGGTATTGGGCGAGCCCCTGCCGATCTGCTGGCGCACGCGCTCGATGGTCGGCCGCAGACCTTGCGCAATCAATACGTCTGCGGCGGCCCAGACATCGGCTTCCTGCACGCCACGGGTGGTTGTTTTCTGCATATCTTGAACAGTCCGGCTTTTTACCAACGATAAGAGATTGTTATCGTGAGTTATTTGATATAAACGTAACACATCATATGTATCATGTATTAAATAATACATATGAAAATTTCTTACAGAACAGATATGGACATTACACGGCTTTGGCGGCACCCGAGCCGCCTTGTCACCCAAAAACGGATGCCATGCCCCTTGGACAGAAGAAAGGTGGCAGCCCGGTATCCCTGCCGTCGCGAGAGACAATCGGGGGATGCGCCAAGGTCCTCCTCTCCTGCCCCCCCTCCCCTCCATCGCGGATGAGACTCGAACAGGCGATGCCGCACTCACGCATGGGCTGGAGCCTGCCGCCCGGCAGGCCGTGCGCGAGCTGCTGCGCGAGGGCGAGTCCACCAACACGCGCAACAGCTACCAGAGCGCCATGCGCTATTGGTCAGCCTGGCATGCGCTGCGGTTCGGGCGGCAGATGAAGTTGCCCGTGGATGTGGCCTGTGTGCTGCAATTCATCATCGACCATGCCCAACGCCAGACCGGAGCAGGACTGGCCAGCGAGATGCCGGTGCACATGGACCACGCGCTGGTCGAGGCGGGATACAAGGCCAGGCCGGGCGCGCTCTCGCACGGCACGCTGGTCCACCGGGTGGCCGTGCTGTCCAAGGCGCACCAGGTCCATGGTCTGGCCAACCCCTGCCAGGACGGCGCGGTGCGCGAGCTGATGTCCCGCACGCGCAAGGCCTATGCGCGCCGCGGCGAGAGGCCGGCGAAAAAGGATGCACTGACGCGGGAGCTGCTGGAGCGGTTGCTGGACACCTGCGACGACAGCCTGCGAGGCATGCGGGACCGGGCCCTGCTGCTGTTCGCCTGGGCCAGCGGCGGGCGCCGGCGCTCGGAAGTGGCCACCGCCGACATGCGCCACCTGCGCGCCGTGGGACCCGGGGAATACATCTACACCCTTGCCCACTCGAAGACCAACCAGTCCGGCAGGGAGGCGCCCGAAAACCACAAGCCCCTCACGGGACGCGCCGCCCAGGCGCTAGCGCAATGGCTGCATGCGGCGCGCATCGAGGAAGGCCCTCTTTTCCGGCGTATCCGCAAGGGCGGCCATGTGGGCGAGCCGCTGTCGCCCGCGGCCGTGCGGGACATCGTCCGCCAGCGCTGCGCACTGGCCGGCGTGCAGGGTGATTTCTCTGCGCATTCGCTGCGCTCCGGCTTCGTGACCGAGGCCGGGCGCCAGAACGTGCCACTGTCCGACACCATGGCACTGACCGGCCATCACAGCGTCAACACCGTGCTGGGCTACTTCCGCGCGGACTCGGCGCTCAGCAACCGCGCGGCCCGGCTGCTCGACGATGGCGGGGATGGCCCGGATGCCGCTGCCCCGTCGGGCGGCGACGGACCGCGGCGCTGATGCTCACTCCTGCGACACCGAGGTGCGCGTGCCGTTGAGGCCGAGCTTGCGCAGCAGCATCGTGTCGGCCTCCACGTCGGGATTGCCGGTGACCAGCAGCTTGTCGCCGTAGAAGATGGAGTTGGCGCCGGCCATGAAGCACAGGGCCTGGACGGCCTCGCCCAGCTGCTGGCGCCCCGCCGACAGGCGCACGCGTGCCGTGGGCATGGTGATGCGGGCCACGGCGATCACGCGCACGAAGTCCAGGGGATCGACGGGATCGCTGTCCGCCAGCGGGGTTCCGGGCACGCGTACCAGACTGTTGATGGGCACGGATTCGGGATGCGGGTTGAGGTTGGCGAGCTGTGCGATCAGCCCCGCTCGATGCACAGGCGCCTCGCCCATGCCGATGATGCCGCCGCAGCATACGCTGATGCCGGCGCCGCGCACCGCCTTGAGAGTGTCCAGCCGATCCTGGTACTGGCGTGTGCTGACCACATCCTGGTAGTACTCGGGGGCCGTATCCAGGTTGTGGTTGTAGTAGTCCAGGCCCGCCTCGCGCAGCGATTGCGCCTGATGGGGCTGGAGCATG
It encodes:
- a CDS encoding TonB-dependent receptor; amino-acid sequence: MSPSLVPRPSPLALACAFLCLPLQAQTVLPEVQVSGQAERLGQQLARPAHTASHTGVSNQQVPAGVDGVSAEQVLERGDHGLVEAITRTVGLSSSGSPGNGGLSFSSRGFAGVNSVGVAEDGMVLGVAAGTTAYPGDSWGYERIDVLRGPASLMYGSGTMGATINAIRKQPSRTSSAEVLLGAGTDDTLRLGLGATGALGAHASYRIDSYTARSAGERDLDQSRSGKFMSTLRFEPTSDLLVDLIADRSVQKPSRYWGTPGLDGKVVEALRDRNYNAEDSIVRYADERLRAKVQWKANDWLTVRNELYHVQSDRHWRNIESYAFNPVAGTVARSDYLEILHDLEQTGNRLGLNVDGGAHKLAMGWEAARINLRLSNNSPYRGSSTISAWDPAHGSWVSPDVTAPKTETGVTQHALYLEDAWRIGGRWLAMAGLRRDVYDFSSHSLVGAADFNKTLAATSWRLGLTYELARDTHAYAQLSSGHDPVTSLVSLNLANSAYALSKGRQAEVGIKQQVADGRGEWTLAVFDIQKDDIITRDPDRPAISIQGGSQSSRGAEFTAAFQATPALRLEGNLAYTDAKFDKLVEAGGNRAGNRPMNVPRTTANLWGHYRVGAWQASLGLRHVGERFGNNANTVSLPSYTVADAALSWQMDARTTLSLIGRNLTDKMYLGSSYGSQFLIGQGRRFEIAAHIRF
- a CDS encoding ABC transporter substrate-binding protein produces the protein MARLARLRRLCAIGVAAALLMSGCSRGGSETQEPAPAPQAAVTVDVCGSPVTYASTPQRAVTHDVNITEMFLFLGLGERLVGYSGITAAKEIDPALRDALARVPRLAEREMNLEAILGASADFVFGGWSYGFRQGQVTPELLQRHGIASYVLSESCIRMGPRSQVALEDGLTDLRNLGRIFRIDEHAGHLVQGLERDLADLRRRMQGVQRRPSVFVYDSGQDIPVTVGRYGMPRAMIDEAGGRNIFDDLPSNWPAGNWEDVVQRNPQWIVIIDYGQPHAQGKIDFLLSRPELAGVDAIRERRFFVMSYAEATPGPRNIARARALAQALHPQRMPAPDHGGR
- a CDS encoding FecCD family ABC transporter permease, yielding MAGAEARRPGRHGAARAWCMLLAAALLLAMTLAVTWGPVDMPAGTVWRIAGGRLLQALGAGNAPALEGITPQHQQIVWLIRMPRVLLAALVGAGLAVVGVIMQAMVRNPLADPYLLGVSSGASVGAVSVLAFGALASAGMYALTAGAFAGALMATVAVYALARAQGRIHATRLILGGVAIGYVLAGVTSLITLSSGQRDLANALLTWTLGSLAGTQWEELGIPATVLVAGLLWLALQTRPLNALLAGDEAAATLGVDTARLRRALFLAVSLLTGTMVAVSGAIGFVGLIVPHAARMLVGTDHRRVLPVAALAGALLLVLVDLVARTAFAPMELPVGVITSLIGGPFFVWMLVRQPVQGERRP
- a CDS encoding ABC transporter ATP-binding protein, whose protein sequence is MMLEARDLSWSAGPRRIVDQVHLGLQDGECLGLIGPNGSGKSTLLRMLYRVLRPDIGCVLLEGRDIQDMTARQFAAQASVLAQESPHGFDFTVREAVLMGRIPHQSPWAGDSVQDLACMRQALAQVGASSLEERSFSSLSGGEKQRVLVARALAQQPRLLLLDEPTNHLDIRHQLELMALVRRQRVSSIVALHDLNIAAHYCDRLHLMEHGRIVAQGTPAQVLTPATIRQVYGVAAEVDIHAATGRLRISFIPDENL
- a CDS encoding (2Fe-2S) ferredoxin domain-containing protein; translated protein: MKTSDAFPAPSCSGLPDAVVVLGRGGTGAASRQSLTDLAEALRDMLEPACQVVAAFVDKASPSLPEALQQCLPARCIVVLPLFSPDEPALLRWLHKLAMRWRSAQQEQGTQVRFADPLLGASAMPALLLAQITGAMRISDIADTAGDNWQHDPHAWSQVPEHQHHALVCTGPRCTALGAVDVWHSLGDAVQASSTLRGRLRLLQTSCQYPCNQGPLAIVYPEGVWYGRLTAGNAGPVIESHVLQRRVCRTHHVHGPVELSPQDLRAGPAPAEPA
- a CDS encoding LysR family transcriptional regulator; amino-acid sequence: MKSLQDLDIFVRTADSGSLSAAARALDLTPAAASAALKRLEAELGVALFVRSTRSLRLTQEGELFLEQCRPALASLWQARDQLAGGQAAWRGTLQLAAPSDLGRNVLMPWLDAFQQQHPGVDLRLHLSDRAANVYSDPVDAAFRYGRPQDSSLVALPLSLTHRRVLCAAPSYLQARGTPRTPHDLDAHDCLCFMLGEEVHDRWSFWQQGQPAAVQVRVRGRNIANDGDAVRRWAVAGRGIAYKSYFDVAEDLAMGRLQALCTEWTTEQVPLFLVAPTRRQFTPLVRALKDFVAIRLARLEQARP
- a CDS encoding serine hydrolase domain-containing protein produces the protein MQLKHLMAAVACSLELACAMAGPTVRPATYPDADASDPARLGWMVGSPPPPDRVLRFEDGSYFQFPAMRWSVSHFRQLMPTVNVSRGLGPAAPLPQALREDIDELRFTPLGASQTMTWRDSLKANYTDGIVVLHKGSVVYERYFGVLKPQGQHGAMSVTKSFIGTLAAVLAAEGRLDPSRRVAEYVPELSASAFGSATVRQLMDMTTGIRFSEDYADPQAEVWAHAAAGNPLPKPSDYTGPRSYYEFLQTVKPEGVHGKAFGYRTANTDALGWVLARASGQSVADLLSERIWSRLGAEQDAYMSVDSLGTPFAGGGLSLGLRDLARFGEMVRNRGQFNGQQVIPAAAVDDIRRGVDPAAFAKAGYRLLPGWTYRNMWWITHNAHGAFAARGVHGQTLYIDPKAQMVIARFASHPVAGNAANDPTTLPAYEALGRQLAGER
- a CDS encoding DNA-binding protein, which translates into the protein MQKTTTRGVQEADVWAAADVLIAQGLRPTIERVRQQIGRGSPNTVSPMLESWFATLGQRLGVAAGQGEAPPSSVPDPVQRLAQQLWETAQQEAMEAARAALQSREQAAQQAQAELEQQQEQMARREAAMQAQKDAMDQALQVAQAQSQDLSRRLDEMQQQLQDRDARLEEMHDALAEAARQREALQQKHGEEMQAASQERQRLAEQYAGNERHMLNEVDRARQELAAARKAALDQERKAEARYLELQGRHERSEQEQLDLHTQLQTARNAAALAQERAADLKSLLEAQQRLASGASASEAAALLPAGRRTSLSAARRSMTRLRDRRG
- a CDS encoding site-specific integrase, which codes for MRQGPPLLPPLPSIADETRTGDAALTHGLEPAARQAVRELLREGESTNTRNSYQSAMRYWSAWHALRFGRQMKLPVDVACVLQFIIDHAQRQTGAGLASEMPVHMDHALVEAGYKARPGALSHGTLVHRVAVLSKAHQVHGLANPCQDGAVRELMSRTRKAYARRGERPAKKDALTRELLERLLDTCDDSLRGMRDRALLLFAWASGGRRRSEVATADMRHLRAVGPGEYIYTLAHSKTNQSGREAPENHKPLTGRAAQALAQWLHAARIEEGPLFRRIRKGGHVGEPLSPAAVRDIVRQRCALAGVQGDFSAHSLRSGFVTEAGRQNVPLSDTMALTGHHSVNTVLGYFRADSALSNRAARLLDDGGDGPDAAAPSGGDGPRR
- the bioB gene encoding biotin synthase BioB — translated: MTACSTAPTTSAINAAPSAGSPVQWHARPAQGDRLPFEGAWSVEAIQELLDKPFMDLMFQAQSVHREHWPAGDIELATLLSVKTGGCPENCGYCPQAAEFDTGVKAEKLMSVDEVRRAAQAAKDAGATRFCMGAAWRAPKDRDIEKMNELIGAVKGLGMQTCATLGMLQPHQAQSLREAGLDYYNHNLDTAPEYYQDVVSTRQYQDRLDTLKAVRGAGISVCCGGIIGMGEAPVHRAGLIAQLANLNPHPESVPINSLVRVPGTPLADSDPVDPLDFVRVIAVARITMPTARVRLSAGRQQLGEAVQALCFMAGANSIFYGDKLLVTGNPDVEADTMLLRKLGLNGTRTSVSQE